The Geomonas ferrireducens DNA segment CCTTCGGTGCGAGCCACAATTACAAGAACAGCGAGACCTACTTCACCATCGTCGGGAGCACCCTCGACCTCACCACCGACAACGACGAACCAAGCCAGCAAAGCAGCAACATCGACGCCAACCTCCGCAACAGTCTCAACTTCTCCACGCCGTCCCTGAACAGGATCTTGAACACTCGCGCGCACGTAGTGACCCAGCGCGGCGTGAACGAATCACGCACCACCGATCTCGGCGCGTCGTTGAGCTGGGACCTCGGGCGCGCGCTCGAGACCGGCACCGACTACAGCTTCACCATGCGGGAGGAGCCTACCCAGATCCAGCGCACCCACAACGCCCGCGCCTGGCTGCAGCACAGGCTCTTCAAAAGCCTCACCACGAGGATCGAAGCGGAAGGTAACGACCGCAGCCTCTCCGCGGGGAGCGAGCAAAGCGGCGGCGGCGGTCTCGTGCTGGACTACCACAAGCTGCTCCCCCACGACAGCAGGATGCAGCTGACCGCCGGCAGGCACTACCTGGTCACCGCCAACAAGCTCAGCGACAGCGGCATCGACGTCTTCGCCGAGACGCACGCCGTGGACCAGCTTCTCGTGATCCCTCTTAACCAGCAGAACGTGGTGGAAGGGTCGGTCAAGGTCTGGAACCAGGCGAGGACCCGCGAGTACGACCCCAACCTCGACTACGAGGTGCGTCAAAACGGTCTGACCACCGAGGTGGTCATCAGGACGGGCACCTCGCGCATCGTCGTTGGGGACCTTGTTTCCATCGACTACAAGGTGCTGGTCAACTCGAACATCACCTACTCCACCACCAACGATGCGCTGGGGGCGGACTTCACTTTCCTGGAGAACAAGTACCGCGTATTCGCCAACTGGAACCGTACCAGCCAGGACCTCATCTCCGGCAGCGCCGACCAGATCAACCTCGCCGGTTCCACCTCCTACCGCCTGGGGGGGGACACGAGGTTCGACGACGACGCCGGGACCCTCTCCGTCGAGTACACCCGGGTCGTTTCGAGCGCGGAGAAGAGCCAGACCTACAAAGGGGCCTTCATGCGCAGCGGCTCCTGGATGCAGGGGCGCTACACCATGAACCTGACCGACCGCTACCTGATCCGCGAGAGCGACCTGGTGAGCAAGGGTAACTCGGGGGGGAACACCTCCAACGTGTTTTCCGCGAGCAGCAGCTATTCGAAGATGCTGGAGAACACCGCCCTCGTCACCGCCACCGGCAACCTGCTCAACAACACCGGGTACATCGACAACACGAACCTCTCCCTTTCGCTCGACGTGCGCTGGAACGTGCGCAAGCTCACCTTCAACGTGAACTCCCAGGCGAACTTCCGTTACTCCGGAAGCGGATGGACCAGCGACCAAACCCTCATGCTGCGCATGGCGCGGCAATTCTGACGGCAAAGGATGAAAACATGAGCATAAAGAATTCGATCATCTTTTTCCCGTTGCTCGTTTTGCTGCTTCTATCCGGCTGCGCCGGGAGCGCCCCGCAGCGCCGGGGAGGCGACTACCGCGAGCTGCAGTGGCCGGCGCTCCCCACCCCCCCGCGCATCACCTGGGTGAAGGAGATCCGCGACTTCGAGGATGCCGGGATCTCCAAAGGGGTCTGGCAGCGCTTCGTCGAACTGCTGACCGGTGAGCCGGACCAGCGCATCGGGAAGCCTTACGGGGTCTACGTCGACCAGAAGGAGAGGATCTTCATTGCCGACGTGGGGCTCGCCGTGGTCCACATCATGGACGCCGACAAGAAGAGCTACACCGTCGTCGGTGGGGGGAGCCCGGCCCTGCGCACCCCGATTGCGGTGACCGGGGACGACCAGGACAACATCTACATATCCGACGCCGGGACCGGCGTCGTCTACCGCTACGCGCTCTCCGGCGGGAAACTGCAGCGCTTCAACGTGACCGCGCTCGATCGTCCCACCGGCCTTGCCTTCAACCCCAACAACCGCTTCATCTACGTCTCCGATACCGCAAGCCACCAGATCGTGGTCTACGACCTCTCCGGCAACGAGCGCTACAGGATCGGCGGGCGCGGCACCGGGGCGGGGCAGTTCAACTACCCCACCGACCTCTTCGTCGACGCCTCCGGGCGCCTCTACGTGACCGACGCGCTCAACTCCCGCATCCAGATCTTCACCGCCAACGGCCACTTCCTGAAGCAGTTCGGCCGGGCCGGGGATACCTCGGGGAGCTTCGCCCGCCCGAAAGGGGTTGCGGTTGACAGCGACGGTCACATCTACGTCTGCGACGCGCTTTTCGACGCAGTGCAGATCTTCAACGACAACGGACGCGTGCTGCTCGACTTCGGCTCGCACGGGAGCAATCCCGGGCAGTTCTGGATGCCGGCAGGCATCTTCATCGGCAAGGGTGATCTCATCTATGTCGCGGATTCCTACAACAGGAGACTGCAGGTCTTCAGGTACCTGCGGGTCGACGACCCGCAGGCAGGCGCCCCGCTGCCGGCGCCGGGTGAATCCAAATGAGAGGGATCACGATCAAGGTAATCCACGCGCTCTGCGCGGCCGCCCTGCTCCTGCCGGGTATCGCGACCGCCTCATCCCAGGGGGCCCGCATCGTCAACACGCCGCACAACCTCTCCGTCAGCGGAGGGGGCGGTGCGCACAACGTAAAGGCGACCGACGAGGTGCGTATCTGCGTCTTTTGTCACACGCCGCACCACGCCGTGAGCGAAGGGCCGCTTTGGAGCCGCAAGTCCAACCTCAGCATCTACGTCCCGTACGCATCGACCACCATCAAGGCGAACCCGCAGCAGCCCAAGGGACCCTCGCGCCTTTGCCTTTCCTGCCATGACGGCGCGGTCGCCATTGGGGTGCTAAACGGCGACTTCACCGTCTCAAGCCTCGGCAAGA contains these protein-coding regions:
- a CDS encoding L-dopachrome tautomerase-related protein, whose product is MSIKNSIIFFPLLVLLLLSGCAGSAPQRRGGDYRELQWPALPTPPRITWVKEIRDFEDAGISKGVWQRFVELLTGEPDQRIGKPYGVYVDQKERIFIADVGLAVVHIMDADKKSYTVVGGGSPALRTPIAVTGDDQDNIYISDAGTGVVYRYALSGGKLQRFNVTALDRPTGLAFNPNNRFIYVSDTASHQIVVYDLSGNERYRIGGRGTGAGQFNYPTDLFVDASGRLYVTDALNSRIQIFTANGHFLKQFGRAGDTSGSFARPKGVAVDSDGHIYVCDALFDAVQIFNDNGRVLLDFGSHGSNPGQFWMPAGIFIGKGDLIYVADSYNRRLQVFRYLRVDDPQAGAPLPAPGESK